Proteins encoded together in one Vigna angularis cultivar LongXiaoDou No.4 chromosome 5, ASM1680809v1, whole genome shotgun sequence window:
- the LOC108339638 gene encoding cytochrome P450 94C1, with translation MSFEGFLSLQSMPATCGFFFFAFTLLFSFFSLLLFISRMKPWCNCDICKSYLTVSWATKFTNLCDWYTHLLRKSPSGTIHVHVLGNTITANPDNVEHILKTNFQNYPKGKPFSAILGDLLGQGIFNVDGDSWLFQRKMASLELGSVAIRSYAMELVNEEIHARLLPFMLSTARGEMNKEKVLDLQDILRRFSFDNICKISFGLDPRCLLPTLPVSNLADAFDLASKLSAERAMTASPFIWKAKRLLGIGSEKRLKEAIKVVNDVAHDMIKQRREMGFNSQKNLLSRFMGSVEDDAYLRDIVVSFLLAGRDTVASALTGFFSLLSKSPEVEARIREEVGPGPELPTFDQIREMHYLNAAIHESMRLFPSIQFDSKFATEDDVLPDGTFVRKGSRVTYHPYAMGRMESIWGPDCLQFRPERWLRDGVFVPPCPFKYPVFQAGVRVCLGKDLALTEMRSVVVALVRQFEIRVVEPDQGPRFVPGLTANLRGGLPVRVLERKC, from the coding sequence ATGAGTTTTGAaggttttctttctcttcaatcAATGCCTGCTACCTGCGGCTTCTTCTTCTTCGCCTTCacccttctcttttctttcttctctcttttgctTTTCATCAGTAGGATGAAGCCATGGTGTAACTGCGACATCTGCAAGAGTTACTTGACCGTCAGCTGGGCCACAAAGTTCACCAACCTCTGCGACTGGTACACGCACCTTCTCCGAAAATCCCCATCGGGCACCATCCATGTGCATGTCTTGGGGAACACCATAACCGCCAACCCCGACAACGTCGAGCACATTCTCAAGACCAATTTCCAAAATTACCCCAAAGGGAAACCCTTCTCCGCCATCCTCGGAGACCTCCTCGGCCAAGGGATTTTCAACGTCGACGGCGATTCCTGGCTCTTTCAACGCAAAATGGCCAGTCTTGAACTCGGGAGCGTCGCGATTCGCTCCTACGCGATGGAGTTGGTCAACGAGGAGATCCACGCGCGCTTGCTCCCTTTCATGCTCTCAACCGCGCGTGGTGAAATGAACAAGGAAAAGGTCTTGGATTTACAGGACATCCTACGAAGATTTTCGTTCGACAACATCTGCAAAATATCGTTTGGTCTTGACCCTCGTTGTCTCCTTCCAACTCTCCCCGTTTCGAACCTCGCCGACGCGTTTGACCTAGCCTCAAAACTCTCCGCGGAACGCGCCATGACCGCGTCGCCGTTCATTTGGAAAGCGAAGCGGCTTTTAGGAATCGGTTCGGAGAAGAGACTGAAAGAAGCTATCAAGGTCGTAAACGACGTCGCACACGACATGATAAAGCAGCGGAGGGAAATGGGGTTCAACTCGCAAAAAAACCTTCTCTCGCGGTTCATGGGGTCCGTTGAAGATGACGCTTACTTAAGAGATATCGTGGTGAGTTTTCTTTTGGCGGGCCGCGACACCGTCGCCTCCGCGTTGACCGGCTTTTTTTCTCTGCTGTCGAAAAGCCCAGAAGTCGAGGCGCGGATCCGCGAGGAGGTGGGCCCGGGCCCTGAGCTCCCGACGTTTGATCAGATTCGCGAAATGCATTACCTGAACGCGGCGATTCACGAGAGCATGAGGCTGTTTCCGTCCATTCAGTTCGATTCCAAGTTCGCCACAGAAGATGACGTGTTGCCAGATGGAACTTTTGTACGGAAGGGGAGTCGGGTCACTTATCACCCTTATGCCATGGGTCGGATGGAAAGCATTTGGGGACCCGATTGCCTCCAATTTCGACCCGAACGGTGGTTGCGTGATGGAGTGTTTGTTCCACCGTGTCCTTTTAAATACCCGGTTTTTCAGGCTGGTGTAAGGGTGTGTTTGGGGAAGGATTTGGCTTTGACGGAGATGAGGTCCGTTGTGGTCGCGTTGGTTAGGCAGTTTGAGATTCGGGTTGTTGAACCGGATCAGGGGCCCCGGTTTGTGCCTGGTCTAACAGCCAATTTAAGAGGCGGGTTACCGGTTCGGGTTTTAGAAAGGAAATGTTGA